The Natranaerovirga pectinivora genome segment GAGAGAGCCGTCGAAGGTGAAGTCGATGACTGGGGTGAAGTCGTAACAAGGTAGCCGTATCGGAAGGTGCGGCTGGATCACCTCCTTTCTATGGAGTATAAGTTTGCTATTGCTAAGGCAATAACCAACTTAAACAGTAGCTTTGAATTAATTCAGAGTTATAGAAAAAATTTCTAAAAAAAATGTTCAATACACTATTGCTCAAAACCTAAAATTGTGATATTATATTTTAGCTGGGAAAAATACTTCCTAGTGGCTAGATGGTGGGGTTCCCGAGTGGCCAAAGGGGGCAGACTGTAAATCTGTTGTCTCTGACTTCGAAGGTTCGAATCCTTCTCCCACCATTATGCCGGAGTGGCGGAACTGGCAGACGCACAGGACTTAAAATCCTGCGGTCCTTACCGACCGTACCGGTTCGATTCCGGTCTCCGGCATTTTTATTATTTATACAGACATACTTGACAAGAATAATGCAAATTGATATAATCTGTATACAATTTGCCCAGATAGCTCAGTCGGTAGAGCAGAGGACTGAAAATCCTCGTGTCGGTGGTTCGATTCCGCCTCTGGGCACCATTAAATGAATATATGCGGGTGTAGTTCAATGGTAGAACACCAGCCTTCCAAGCTGGATACGTGGGTTCGATTCCCATCACCCGCTTTGATTATGCGTGAGTGGCTCAGTGGTAGAGCATCGCCTTGCCAAGGCGAGGGTCGCGGGTTCGAATCCCGTCTCGCGCTTTTGTGTTCCAAAAAAATAAATAACCATTGGGTAGTCGCCAAGCGGTAAGGCACAGCACTTTGACTGCTGCATGCGAAGGTTCGAATCCTTCCTACCCAGTTTAAAAGCAAGAGATTATTCTCTTGTTTTTTTTGCGTTATAGGAACCTATTATTTCCTATAACATAAAAAGTTATTTAAAAGGGCTGTATTACTTTAAAAGGAAATAAAAATAGAATTCATAAAATTTTTATAAAATCATATCCTTATAATAAGTAAAAGAGTGTTAAGGGATAAGGATAATGGTTATATTAATAGATAAAAGAAAAGCTTATTTCTATATTGGAATTATAGGGATAATTGTAATTATTGGAATCATATTAAATATTATATTTTTCAAATCTAGACTACATCCTACAATGAGCACATCAGTAGAAAACATTCAAATACACATAAAAGATATTGAAATAACAAACAATAAAGGACCTGCTGAGTTATACCCTTTAATAGAGATAATCTGTTCAGATACACTTAAGGATGGAAAAATTATTATTGATGGAATAAAGGGAAGAACAGAAATCGCGGATAACAAACTAATTTATATCCCAGGAGAGATTTTACAGCCAAGGACTACATATAAAGCCACTATAGAATTTAAAGGATTGAATGACCAAGAATATCATAAAGAGCTTTGGTCCTTTAAAACAAAATCCCTTGATCCAGAAGAAGTTTGGGTAGAAGTGTCTTTAAATGAGAGGGGCCATAAGGTATATGTTCGGAATAAAAATGAATTGATTAGAGAAATGACTTGTTCTGGTGGAACAGCAGATGAGCCTACTATATTAGGAACATATTATTTAGAAAATAGAGGAGATGAATTTTATTCTGAAAGATTTAAGGAAGGTGCATTATACTGGGTAAGAATTCAGGATCAATATTTATTTCATAGTATACCAAGGGATAAAGATTGGAATATTATAGA includes the following:
- a CDS encoding L,D-transpeptidase gives rise to the protein MVILIDKRKAYFYIGIIGIIVIIGIILNIIFFKSRLHPTMSTSVENIQIHIKDIEITNNKGPAELYPLIEIICSDTLKDGKIIIDGIKGRTEIADNKLIYIPGEILQPRTTYKATIEFKGLNDQEYHKELWSFKTKSLDPEEVWVEVSLNERGHKVYVRNKNELIREMTCSGGTADEPTILGTYYLENRGDEFYSERFKEGALYWVRIQDQYLFHSIPRDKDWNIIEEELKKLGGPASHGCIRLEDKDAKWFYENIPDGTMVIIHDF